In a genomic window of Sutcliffiella sp. FSL R7-0096:
- a CDS encoding distal tail protein Dit: MSNSLSFNNIKKPWIHLLKGRKKPPFSPLIRNLLRLPNRPGAYLQSTDTDVLLIEQPIGFKVQNDMHALQIKDELALWLITEEAVPLQFDDEPGRTYFAVVQNTLEDFEKIVDLRKGTIQFLCLDPYGYGNERTFIKAAGTEETNIVVLNNPGTVKSYPNFKFTVKKNITHLDILSDEAHMRIGMPATIEDTVISPTDVILSDSMNTLVGWANASQVDGGIVAGSFMTGSEGFQVDSFGSGEAWHGPSLQKSISQPLKDFQVEMRCKFFSMNHAGVGRIELYLLDANGTRFAKLAFKDIHRYNYLQQGEARVGPHIGGTFIIAGSPPNPKQWDYFTGILRLSRRNGKWEAYIANIDGVHIGVMEATRIDESVNADLAGIQIHAGVSGTNSPATMRIQQIRVLKLNDVSGSKIPFIAKPGDEISIDHKAKSIRINGEDKIKLKDFGSSYFPIKRGDTALMVIPGDAVDIEAKVRGVYH; the protein is encoded by the coding sequence TTGAGTAACTCATTATCTTTTAATAACATCAAAAAGCCTTGGATTCACTTGTTAAAGGGGAGAAAAAAGCCCCCCTTTTCCCCTTTAATTAGAAACCTGTTACGTCTACCTAATAGACCTGGAGCTTATCTGCAGTCAACAGACACTGATGTCTTATTGATTGAACAACCTATTGGGTTCAAAGTACAAAATGACATGCACGCACTCCAAATAAAAGACGAATTAGCGTTATGGCTGATAACTGAAGAAGCAGTTCCTCTTCAATTTGATGATGAACCTGGCCGGACATACTTTGCCGTTGTGCAAAACACCCTAGAGGATTTTGAAAAAATTGTAGACTTGAGGAAAGGAACCATTCAGTTTTTGTGTTTGGATCCTTATGGATATGGGAATGAGAGAACCTTCATCAAAGCAGCTGGTACAGAGGAAACAAATATCGTTGTCTTGAACAACCCCGGAACGGTTAAATCTTATCCTAATTTTAAGTTTACTGTGAAGAAGAACATTACTCATTTAGATATATTGAGCGATGAAGCCCACATGAGAATCGGGATGCCGGCCACAATAGAAGATACCGTGATTAGTCCTACTGATGTAATTTTGTCCGACTCTATGAACACATTGGTTGGTTGGGCAAATGCTTCCCAGGTGGATGGAGGAATCGTGGCAGGAAGTTTCATGACCGGATCAGAAGGATTTCAAGTAGACAGTTTCGGGTCAGGTGAAGCTTGGCATGGTCCATCCTTACAAAAATCAATCTCTCAGCCTCTTAAAGACTTCCAAGTGGAAATGCGATGTAAGTTTTTCTCCATGAATCATGCTGGCGTTGGAAGAATAGAACTCTATCTTTTAGATGCAAATGGGACAAGGTTCGCAAAGCTAGCATTTAAAGACATCCATCGATATAACTACCTTCAGCAAGGTGAAGCAAGGGTAGGCCCACATATTGGGGGCACGTTCATTATCGCTGGTTCTCCTCCCAATCCAAAACAGTGGGATTACTTCACAGGAATTTTAAGGTTGTCCCGAAGGAACGGGAAATGGGAAGCCTACATTGCAAATATTGATGGGGTCCATATCGGTGTGATGGAAGCAACCCGTATCGATGAAAGCGTTAATGCAGATCTAGCTGGGATACAAATTCATGCCGGGGTGAGCGGTACAAACAGCCCGGCAACCATGCGTATCCAGCAGATTCGGGTACTTAAATTGAATGATGTTTCTGGTTCCAAAATTCCTTTCATTGCAAAACCTGGGGACGAGATTTCAATAGATCATAAAGCAAAATCCATTCGGATAAATGGAGAGGATAAGATAAAACTCAAAGACTTCGGTTCTTCCTACTTCCCAATAAAAAGGGGAGACACTGCCTTAATGGTCATTCCAGGAGATGCCGTAGACATTGAGGCAAAAGTAAGGGGGGTTTACCATTAG
- a CDS encoding phage tail tape measure protein, whose protein sequence is MQRIEGLSIGLDLDSIKVDSGLKSLNSKLKLVNSEMKSNMSAFDRGDRSIAKYETRLAGLNKKIEVQRAITDKAQKSYEKMVKEHGEGSVEAEKAAAEYNNQSAALRNLERYVEGVTQELKDMKEEQRIASSGWTKFGETLDSAGNKLIGFGTNMKEVGKSLSMYVTAPLVGFAAMATKVGIDFDDSMAKVQAVSGATGDELLELREKAKEMGATTKFSASESADALNYMALAGWDTKQMLGGIEGIMALAAASGEDLAAVSDIVTDALSAFGMQAEDSARFADVLAAASSSANTDVMGLGKAFEYVAPVSGALKYSVEDTAKAIGIMSNSGIKGEKAGTALRTMMTNLAKPTAAMKKEMDRLGISLTDSEGEMKSFDEVMLNIRESLGGLTEQQQASSAATIFGKEAMSGALAIVNASEADYEKLSHAIDNSNGSAQRMADIMEGTLGGTLREIKSGLEGFAISIYEAMLPALTVMADKVKGVVTWLNNLSPQVKMAIVVFGGLLAAIGPILTIGGMFIIFLGNILTTLAPVMASIAKAGGLLKWLRIGFMAFTGPVGITIGLLTILTTGFIALYKNSETFREGVQRLLSALFTLGQDALNAIKPAIGAVVSFFQEQLAVIQQFWAENSATIMGALSNIGKFIKATFENVILPVIKFAMPFILALIKSVWGNIQGVITGALNIIMGAVKFFSGLLTGDFSKMWEGIKQMFSGAITFVWNLIQLSFFGRITKGVVGFVKSFGSSLKNGWDNAISGIKSFVALAKINFKSFVDDGLKKFNDLVAGAKALPGKIGQGIKSMAGKVTDGVRAVANNMASMLGKGVNGVINGVNWILGKVGASGAISLWSVPQYAKGIDNHPGGPAVVGEEGRELAHIPGVGYAMLGEQGPQFLNLPKGTSVLPNKETESMLSSLYPAYAEGTGWLKSAWNKTKNVASDVWSLITNPSKLFSMALDMFGVSTPSLPGMFNGFGKSMFNKMKSSSLQFITNKLKGVKAPEEFGTGGKINSEGLYRIAEGGWPEWIIPTDPNKRTDAMKLLALAGKDIQNNKRPNQLPNPGVNDTGFSKLEEKLDALIELIQQVIGIEKEQLMALLAGHSIILKEREVGRLLEPIISEFQERNKGKRGKFE, encoded by the coding sequence ATGCAAAGAATTGAAGGTCTTTCGATTGGATTAGACCTGGACTCTATCAAGGTGGATAGTGGCCTTAAAAGTTTAAATTCTAAATTAAAACTGGTTAACAGTGAAATGAAATCCAACATGTCTGCCTTTGATCGTGGGGATCGTTCCATCGCCAAGTACGAAACCAGACTGGCTGGTCTGAACAAAAAGATTGAAGTGCAACGCGCTATCACTGATAAAGCCCAGAAAAGTTACGAAAAAATGGTAAAAGAACACGGGGAAGGGTCCGTTGAAGCAGAAAAGGCAGCTGCAGAATACAACAATCAATCAGCTGCACTTCGCAACCTGGAACGGTATGTTGAAGGTGTAACACAGGAATTAAAGGACATGAAAGAAGAACAGCGCATAGCTTCTTCTGGTTGGACGAAATTTGGCGAAACACTGGACTCAGCCGGGAACAAATTGATTGGATTCGGGACCAACATGAAGGAAGTCGGAAAATCCTTATCCATGTATGTGACAGCGCCACTTGTTGGGTTCGCAGCCATGGCCACCAAAGTTGGTATTGATTTTGATGATAGTATGGCTAAAGTGCAAGCTGTTTCTGGAGCAACAGGCGATGAACTGTTAGAACTCCGAGAAAAAGCAAAGGAAATGGGTGCTACAACAAAGTTTAGTGCAAGCGAATCAGCAGATGCCCTCAATTACATGGCACTTGCCGGATGGGATACCAAACAAATGCTAGGCGGTATTGAGGGGATTATGGCCTTAGCTGCAGCATCAGGTGAGGATCTTGCAGCGGTATCTGATATCGTAACCGATGCATTAAGTGCCTTTGGGATGCAAGCAGAGGATTCAGCAAGGTTTGCTGATGTGTTGGCTGCTGCCTCCTCTAGTGCAAATACAGATGTTATGGGTCTCGGAAAGGCCTTTGAATATGTTGCTCCTGTATCCGGTGCGCTTAAATACAGCGTAGAAGATACAGCAAAGGCTATAGGGATTATGAGTAATTCGGGTATTAAAGGCGAAAAAGCTGGTACAGCGTTAAGAACGATGATGACCAACCTTGCCAAACCGACTGCTGCAATGAAGAAAGAAATGGATAGGCTAGGAATTTCTCTAACAGATAGTGAAGGGGAAATGAAAAGCTTTGATGAGGTAATGCTTAACATTCGGGAATCCCTTGGAGGATTAACAGAACAACAACAGGCTTCCTCGGCTGCAACAATCTTTGGAAAAGAAGCAATGTCAGGAGCACTCGCTATCGTTAACGCCTCCGAGGCAGATTACGAAAAGCTTTCACATGCTATCGACAATTCCAACGGATCTGCCCAAAGAATGGCAGATATCATGGAGGGAACTCTAGGGGGGACCCTACGAGAGATAAAGTCAGGCTTAGAGGGATTTGCTATTTCTATCTACGAGGCAATGCTTCCTGCCCTCACCGTAATGGCTGACAAAGTAAAAGGAGTCGTTACCTGGCTTAACAATCTTAGTCCACAAGTGAAAATGGCTATCGTAGTTTTCGGGGGATTACTTGCAGCTATTGGTCCTATTCTGACCATTGGCGGAATGTTCATTATTTTTCTAGGAAATATCCTCACCACACTTGCACCCGTAATGGCGAGCATCGCAAAGGCTGGTGGTCTTCTAAAATGGCTACGGATAGGATTTATGGCGTTTACAGGACCTGTAGGAATTACCATAGGCCTTTTAACAATCCTCACAACGGGATTTATTGCTCTTTATAAGAACTCGGAAACCTTCCGTGAAGGGGTTCAGAGGTTACTATCGGCATTATTTACTCTTGGACAAGATGCGTTAAATGCAATAAAGCCAGCAATAGGTGCTGTTGTTTCCTTCTTTCAGGAACAACTAGCGGTAATCCAACAATTTTGGGCAGAGAACAGCGCCACGATCATGGGTGCGCTATCTAATATCGGCAAGTTCATAAAAGCCACTTTTGAAAATGTCATTCTACCAGTCATAAAATTTGCCATGCCATTCATCCTAGCCTTGATCAAATCTGTTTGGGGGAATATCCAAGGAGTTATCACAGGCGCGCTTAACATCATCATGGGCGCGGTGAAATTTTTCTCAGGTTTGCTAACAGGCGACTTCTCGAAAATGTGGGAAGGAATTAAACAAATGTTTTCGGGAGCGATTACTTTTGTTTGGAACTTAATCCAGCTTTCTTTCTTTGGCCGAATTACAAAAGGGGTAGTTGGATTTGTAAAATCATTTGGTTCGAGCCTTAAAAACGGATGGGATAATGCCATTTCTGGAATAAAGTCATTTGTTGCCCTAGCCAAGATCAATTTCAAGAGTTTCGTAGATGACGGTTTAAAGAAATTTAACGATTTAGTCGCGGGAGCAAAAGCCCTTCCAGGAAAAATCGGCCAAGGAATTAAGAGCATGGCCGGAAAGGTTACTGATGGTGTCCGTGCGGTGGCCAATAATATGGCATCTATGCTTGGAAAAGGTGTTAACGGTGTTATTAACGGAGTTAACTGGATCCTTGGAAAAGTGGGTGCTTCTGGAGCGATTTCTCTTTGGTCTGTTCCACAATATGCCAAAGGGATAGATAATCATCCTGGGGGTCCTGCAGTCGTTGGGGAAGAAGGTCGTGAGCTTGCCCATATACCTGGCGTTGGATATGCAATGTTAGGAGAGCAAGGACCACAGTTCTTGAACCTGCCTAAAGGGACATCAGTTTTACCAAACAAGGAAACAGAGTCCATGCTTTCCAGCCTATACCCTGCTTATGCTGAAGGTACAGGGTGGTTAAAATCAGCATGGAATAAAACAAAGAATGTTGCATCTGATGTTTGGTCCCTCATTACAAACCCATCCAAGTTATTTAGTATGGCGTTAGATATGTTTGGTGTTTCTACTCCAAGTCTACCAGGTATGTTTAATGGGTTTGGTAAGAGCATGTTCAACAAGATGAAAAGTTCTAGCTTGCAATTCATAACGAATAAGTTGAAGGGTGTTAAAGCGCCGGAGGAATTTGGAACTGGTGGGAAAATCAACTCTGAAGGACTTTATCGTATTGCCGAGGGCGGATGGCCAGAATGGATAATTCCTACCGATCCCAATAAGAGAACAGATGCAATGAAATTATTGGCTTTGGCCGGGAAAGACATTCAAAACAACAAACGACCTAACCAACTTCCAAACCCTGGAGTAAATGATACCGGATTTTCAAAACTCGAAGAAAAACTAGATGCTCTCATTGAGTTAATCCAGCAAGTTATCGGTATTGAAAAAGAACAGTTAATGGCTCTATTAGCTGGACATTCTATCATTTTAAAAGAAAGAGAAGTTGGTAGATTACTTGAGCCTATCATTTCAGAATTTCAAGAAAGAAACAAAGGGAAGAGGGGTAAATTTGAGTAA
- a CDS encoding major tail protein: MPEEKNYRASTGVDGFYYGIIGDGTTATQIERVKFLQEITVEMPQEVVRAYGDNTTAEMAVSNGDISVNSTFHKIPIEDKQRLLGLETVEGLTAIGGTDKPPYVAVIFVKTFEDGSVEYVGLPKGIFTRPNVSGKSKAGGTTEFTAEEIVAQFMDRKVTGFESEKSVIFAADKKGINTNRDALFTKIFGVPFPGALPEGA; the protein is encoded by the coding sequence ATGCCAGAAGAAAAGAATTATAGAGCCTCTACAGGAGTAGACGGGTTTTATTATGGGATTATTGGTGATGGAACTACAGCCACTCAAATTGAGCGAGTAAAGTTCTTGCAGGAAATCACGGTGGAAATGCCCCAAGAAGTTGTACGAGCTTATGGTGATAACACTACAGCAGAAATGGCCGTATCTAATGGGGATATTTCTGTCAACTCTACTTTTCACAAGATTCCCATTGAGGACAAACAACGTTTGTTAGGGTTGGAGACCGTAGAAGGACTAACAGCCATCGGTGGAACGGACAAACCTCCATACGTAGCTGTTATCTTCGTTAAAACATTTGAAGATGGATCAGTTGAATATGTCGGGCTGCCTAAAGGTATTTTTACCCGTCCTAACGTTTCAGGAAAGTCAAAAGCCGGTGGAACAACTGAATTTACTGCTGAAGAAATTGTCGCTCAGTTTATGGACCGTAAAGTGACGGGATTTGAATCAGAAAAGTCGGTTATCTTTGCAGCAGATAAAAAAGGTATAAACACCAATAGAGATGCATTGTTTACAAAAATCTTTGGAGTGCCGTTCCCAGGTGCGTTACCGGAAGGGGCATAA
- a CDS encoding DUF3168 domain-containing protein: MDSLDMFYQALKADPYISEQVGPRIKYYEYPESGDVDKPYMVLEEIAPSEPGSYADGTWLTLSVFVHVEIWSPNRTTTRLLAEKVRDHIWDTFKIRQVGGLTEYDNEVFRDARRYQGSVYREDLDQL; the protein is encoded by the coding sequence GTGGATTCGTTGGATATGTTCTACCAAGCATTAAAGGCGGACCCCTATATCTCTGAACAAGTTGGCCCCAGGATTAAGTATTATGAATATCCGGAGTCTGGTGATGTCGATAAACCTTATATGGTTTTGGAAGAAATAGCACCTTCAGAACCAGGTTCTTATGCAGATGGAACTTGGTTGACACTATCTGTATTTGTACATGTGGAAATATGGAGTCCAAACCGAACCACGACTAGATTACTAGCCGAAAAAGTACGCGACCATATTTGGGATACGTTCAAAATAAGGCAAGTAGGCGGTTTGACAGAATATGATAACGAGGTTTTTCGAGATGCCCGAAGATATCAGGGATCTGTTTATCGGGAAGACCTAGATCAATTATAA
- a CDS encoding phage head-tail adapter protein → MQPFKYKPPKVNTGDLRTPVTFYQPKPNEGPEPGEHMDSVLYEAMAKIDTVWMKDIEVAKANGTLSDVTLTIRDPKSTFIPTNKHYIAIDADGYRDKRYNVKHVQPDLQNRQFIKVVARVVT, encoded by the coding sequence ATGCAACCCTTTAAGTATAAACCTCCAAAAGTTAATACAGGGGATCTCAGAACCCCTGTTACATTTTATCAACCAAAACCAAATGAAGGGCCAGAACCAGGTGAGCACATGGATTCCGTCCTTTATGAAGCGATGGCCAAGATAGATACGGTTTGGATGAAGGATATTGAGGTGGCCAAAGCAAACGGCACCCTTTCAGATGTTACCCTTACCATTCGAGACCCGAAATCCACCTTCATTCCAACCAACAAGCATTATATTGCCATCGATGCGGATGGTTATAGGGACAAACGATATAACGTGAAACATGTGCAACCAGATTTACAAAACAGGCAATTTATTAAAGTTGTGGCGAGAGTGGTTACATGA
- a CDS encoding phage gp6-like head-tail connector protein, with translation MEITEQLLQDFKNRMHISHNEDDNLKELLSFSITRIKGYCGEFDIYGKKDTDIRAKELVFERTRYAYNDAVEYFENNFLSEINSLGLDIALEEMEVEPDATL, from the coding sequence TTGGAAATCACAGAACAACTTTTACAAGATTTTAAAAACCGAATGCACATTTCCCATAACGAGGACGATAACCTTAAAGAGTTATTGTCCTTTTCTATTACAAGAATAAAAGGCTATTGTGGGGAATTTGATATTTACGGGAAGAAAGATACTGACATACGTGCTAAAGAATTGGTATTTGAAAGGACCCGGTATGCCTACAATGATGCTGTGGAATATTTTGAAAACAACTTTCTAAGCGAGATTAATAGCCTGGGGTTAGATATCGCACTGGAAGAAATGGAGGTTGAACCTGATGCAACCCTTTAA
- a CDS encoding phage major capsid protein has protein sequence MAIRFNNFEEKKLAFAQATQDGTPEEQSKALNEMLGALASDVQSDIMSQVNTQMADNAVLQSRGQNVLTSEEMKYFNAVVEDGGFKEKETLPVTTQERVFEDLINDHPLLDKIGLQNLGAVTEFIYSDPEGAAVWGDLFGGIKGQLNAAFRKEKITQLKLTAFIPLANDMLKLGPVWIERYVRTIIKEAMAVGLERGFIAGGGPAKEEPIGLLKSVDPETGAVSDKVAAGTLTFEPGRVVINELRDVVKLLAKKLKPDGTDSDRPKRIEGKVVMVTNPFDTFDIKANATIQNASGVYVTNLPFNPDPTESVFVPQGKVLFFVRGEYTAALGGTEPIREFKETMALEDATVYIAKQYATGKPKDKYAAQVYNLNLDLSQPAGA, from the coding sequence ATGGCAATTAGATTTAATAATTTTGAAGAGAAGAAATTAGCCTTTGCACAAGCAACACAGGACGGAACTCCTGAAGAACAGTCTAAAGCATTAAACGAGATGCTGGGCGCACTTGCATCGGATGTTCAAAGTGATATTATGTCTCAAGTGAATACACAGATGGCCGACAACGCAGTTTTACAGTCACGCGGTCAAAATGTCCTTACCAGTGAAGAAATGAAATACTTCAATGCGGTTGTAGAAGACGGTGGGTTCAAGGAAAAAGAAACACTGCCTGTGACTACTCAAGAGCGTGTTTTTGAGGACTTGATTAATGATCATCCATTACTTGATAAAATCGGGCTTCAAAATTTAGGGGCGGTAACTGAGTTTATTTATTCTGACCCTGAAGGTGCTGCAGTATGGGGAGACTTGTTCGGGGGAATTAAAGGGCAATTAAATGCTGCATTCAGAAAAGAAAAAATTACCCAATTGAAACTAACTGCATTCATCCCATTGGCTAATGACATGTTGAAACTCGGACCAGTCTGGATTGAAAGATATGTTCGTACAATCATTAAAGAAGCGATGGCTGTCGGATTAGAACGTGGATTCATTGCTGGTGGTGGACCTGCCAAAGAGGAGCCAATTGGACTACTGAAGAGTGTAGACCCTGAAACGGGTGCAGTATCCGATAAGGTAGCTGCTGGAACTCTTACTTTCGAACCGGGTCGTGTAGTTATCAATGAATTACGTGATGTTGTAAAACTGTTGGCAAAGAAGTTGAAGCCGGATGGAACTGATTCAGACCGTCCAAAGAGAATTGAAGGAAAGGTAGTAATGGTTACGAATCCGTTTGATACTTTCGATATCAAAGCTAACGCTACTATTCAAAATGCTAGTGGTGTATATGTTACAAATCTACCATTCAACCCAGATCCAACAGAATCAGTGTTCGTTCCTCAAGGGAAAGTATTATTCTTTGTAAGAGGAGAATATACAGCAGCACTAGGTGGAACGGAGCCTATTAGAGAGTTCAAAGAAACAATGGCACTTGAGGATGCAACGGTCTATATTGCCAAACAATATGCAACCGGGAAGCCGAAAGATAAATATGCTGCACAAGTATATAACTTGAACTTGGATTTATCTCAACCAGCTGGAGCATAA
- a CDS encoding head maturation protease, ClpP-related, which translates to MKHKIKGDIISWNSTIWDFNYKMRSVKEDEDIELEINSYGGDVFLGIDICNTLRSHKGHVTVVITGIAASAASIMCMGADTIKAYSNTQMMVHNAWTFAAGNAKKLRKVAEDLDSIGESVLASYTHRLEEEEVKKLLDNDTFLSATKALEKGLIDEIIQVKTAEKVESKVFENKAMEFNNRIDALNASDPTPSSNKELELTIAELRNEIQQLKNQNKKEPEQDPVPKAQNLGKLFLQF; encoded by the coding sequence ATGAAGCATAAAATCAAAGGTGACATCATTAGTTGGAACTCCACCATTTGGGATTTTAACTATAAGATGAGATCCGTCAAAGAAGACGAAGATATCGAGTTAGAAATAAATTCCTATGGTGGAGATGTATTTTTAGGAATAGATATTTGTAATACTCTCCGTTCTCACAAAGGGCATGTAACAGTTGTTATTACTGGAATTGCTGCAAGTGCTGCCTCTATTATGTGCATGGGAGCAGACACAATCAAAGCTTATTCCAACACTCAAATGATGGTGCATAACGCTTGGACATTTGCTGCAGGAAACGCTAAGAAGCTAAGAAAAGTCGCTGAAGATTTGGACAGCATCGGAGAATCTGTTTTGGCTTCCTATACCCATCGATTAGAGGAGGAGGAAGTAAAAAAACTGCTTGATAATGATACTTTCCTATCTGCTACAAAGGCTTTAGAAAAAGGATTAATTGATGAAATTATCCAAGTCAAAACAGCAGAAAAGGTTGAGTCGAAAGTATTTGAAAACAAAGCGATGGAGTTTAATAACCGGATTGATGCCTTGAATGCAAGTGATCCCACACCAAGCTCAAATAAGGAGCTTGAATTGACCATCGCAGAATTAAGAAACGAAATCCAACAATTAAAAAACCAAAACAAAAAAGAGCCTGAACAGGATCCTGTGCCAAAAGCACAAAACCTGGGCAAGCTCTTTTTACAATTCTAG
- a CDS encoding phage portal protein translates to MGLLDFITGRNKELELMFDVDLIEKTSDKIHLKKLAIQTCTDMIGRTISQTEFYIRKEDRIITDEWYYRLNVRPNKNMSASLFWQTVIHKLIHENECLIIQSDTKDLLIADSFIRNHYPLVGDTFNDVIVQGYKFNRTFQMADVIYLEYSNNKIAKLLDSLYSDYGELFGRIIEFQKRKNQIRSTVAVDSTNEKSLETQAKLQNYINKLYKAFANKAVAIVPQQKGFKYAEAQSNMQAHGVDEVMKVSNGFLDQVAMSLGIPKPLIHGDMADIEKVTKNYLSFCIDPFLKKIRDELTEKTLDKSKYMAGERIETNRVAYRDIFDVATAADKLRSSGIANGHELRDRLGLPRSNDPLHDKFVITKNYQDGKDAVKGGEKDEA, encoded by the coding sequence TTGGGTTTATTAGATTTCATTACAGGCAGAAATAAGGAACTAGAATTGATGTTTGACGTTGATTTGATTGAAAAAACCTCCGATAAAATTCATTTAAAAAAACTGGCCATTCAAACATGTACAGATATGATTGGCAGGACTATTAGTCAGACAGAGTTTTATATTAGAAAAGAAGATCGAATAATCACGGATGAATGGTATTATCGATTAAATGTGAGACCAAACAAAAATATGTCTGCTAGTTTATTCTGGCAAACAGTCATTCACAAATTAATTCATGAAAATGAATGTTTAATTATTCAGTCTGATACAAAAGACCTTCTTATCGCTGATTCATTCATTCGTAATCACTATCCACTAGTTGGGGATACATTCAATGACGTAATAGTCCAGGGCTATAAGTTTAACCGTACCTTTCAAATGGCAGATGTCATATATCTTGAATATAGCAATAACAAGATTGCTAAATTACTAGATAGTCTATATAGCGATTATGGAGAACTATTTGGGAGGATAATAGAATTTCAAAAGAGGAAAAATCAAATTCGTTCGACTGTAGCTGTGGATTCCACAAATGAAAAAAGCCTAGAAACCCAGGCGAAGTTACAGAACTATATTAATAAACTCTATAAAGCATTTGCTAATAAAGCTGTGGCAATTGTTCCACAACAAAAAGGGTTCAAGTATGCAGAGGCTCAAAGCAATATGCAAGCTCATGGTGTAGATGAAGTGATGAAAGTTTCTAATGGATTTCTTGACCAGGTTGCTATGTCATTAGGCATTCCTAAACCATTAATACATGGTGATATGGCTGATATTGAAAAGGTTACAAAGAACTATCTATCTTTTTGTATCGATCCATTTCTCAAAAAAATAAGAGACGAACTTACAGAAAAAACGCTAGATAAATCAAAGTACATGGCCGGTGAAAGGATAGAAACCAACCGTGTTGCGTACAGAGATATATTTGATGTAGCTACGGCTGCAGATAAATTAAGGTCTTCTGGAATAGCAAATGGCCATGAGTTAAGGGATAGACTCGGGTTACCAAGAAGTAATGATCCTTTGCATGACAAGTTTGTTATTACAAAGAACTACCAGGACGGTAAGGATGCCGTTAAAGGAGGTGAGAAAGATGAAGCATAA